In Porites lutea chromosome 7, jaPorLute2.1, whole genome shotgun sequence, a single window of DNA contains:
- the LOC140943279 gene encoding coagulation factor IX-like — protein sequence MQYIRKIKKSVNEISYLINNENNPLPFFTAHLKIDINECLSQPCLNGATCIDQVNNYSCSCQAGYQGRNCQTDIDECLGQPCLNSATCIDQVNDYNCFCQTGYRGRNCHTGLSIGC from the exons ATGCAGTATatacgaaaaataaaaaaatcggTAAATGAAATATCTTATTTAATCAATAATGAAAACAATCCACTGCCCTTCTTTACTGCACATTTAAAAATCG ATATCAATGAATGCTTAAGTCAACCCTGTTTGAATGGTGCGACATGCATCGATCAGGTTAATAACTATAGTTGCTCCTGTCAGGCGGGATACCAAGGAAGGAACTGCCAAACAG ATATCGATGAGTGTTTAGGTCAACCCTGTTTGAATAGTGCGACATGTATCGATCAGGTTAATGACTATAACTGCTTCTGTCAGACGGGTTACAGAGGAAGAAACTGCCACACAGGTTTGTCAATAGGCTGTTAG
- the LOC140944553 gene encoding lactadherin-like, with product MVYFRPYFLYFLFRSPLVTYQSEGLIPVNRGIRRQGVSYAHFAVHKFQYLQGSPLGSSREVDKFSDCALACLNNPPCFSFNLGLLLTAKGKLPCELLTDHKYRNASRIFPSQQFHHYSIKTPCSSNPCKNSGICFPNYEEHNYRCICAPGYRDPYCTTACLAPLGMENGRITSAQLNASSQYSWYNSINRARLNIRANVNGSGAWSVAQNNQNQWIQVDLRIKTRITYVATQGRADDIQDPDDVSWVKKYRLRFGDDGSSFEGFKQEGESVDKVFPGNTDQETVVTNVLIPPIKARYLRLKPTEWQHTISLRMELYGCLEEIQALGMESGALADSQITAYSEYDAYHSTNRSRLHTKEISPLERGAWLSLTNDANQWLQIDVGKVLNVTHIATQGRNTYSPFQYVTKYKVQHSNDGQTFQFYKREGQPSVEVFIANFDRDTIVYQHLSPAITARYLRIRPTEWVNHIAMRIELYTYQEE from the exons ATGGTTTACTTTCGCCCTTACTTTCTGTATTTTCTCTTTCGATCTCCTTTAGTAACATACCAAAGCGAGGGTTTAATACCAGTTAATCGTGGCATAAGGCGACAAGGCGTGTCTTACGCCCATTTTGCAGTCCATAAATTTCAGTATCTTCAAGGATCTCCGTTAGGTTCTTCCCGAGAAGTAGATAAATTTAGTGATTGTGCTCTGGCATGTTTGAATAACCCACCGTGCTTTTCATTCAACCTTGGTTTGTTGTTGACAGCAAAGGGAAAGCTGCCTTGCGAACTGTTAACTGATCACAAGTACAGAAATGCGAGCAGAATATTCCCTTCACAGCAATTTCATCATTATAGCATCAAG ACACCATGTTCAAGTAACCCATGCAAAAACTCAGGAATTTGTTTCCCAAATTATGAAGAGCATAATTACCGTTGTATCTGCGCCCCAGGCTATAGAGACCCTTATTGCACGACAG CTTGCTTAGCTCCCCTGGGAATGGAAAACGGTAGAATAACATCAGCGCAGCTGAACGCGTCATCTCAGTATAGTTGGTACAACTCTATAAACCGCGCGAGGTTGAACATCCGGGCGAACGTTAACGGCAGTGGGGCGTGGTCAGTGGCACAGAATAACCAAAATCAGTGGATACAGGTTGACCTGCGAATCAAGACACGCATCACGTACGTAGCAACTCAAGGAAGGGCGGACGATATCCAGGATCCTGACGATGTGTCATGGGTAAAGAAATATCGATTGCGATTCGGTGACGATGGAAGTTCATTCGAGGGTTTCAAGCAAGAGGGTGAAAGCGTCGACAAG GTGTTTCCCGGCAACACTGACCAAGAGACAGTCGTGACAAATGTTCTTATTCCACCTATAAAAGCACGATACCTCAGGTTAAAACCAACTGAATGGCAGCATACCATATCCTTGAGGATGGAGTTGTATGGTTGTTTAG AAGAGATCCAAGCCCTTGGAATGGAGAGCGGCGCTTTAGCTGACTCACAGATAACAGCGTATTCAGAATATGATGCTTACCATTCAACGAACCGATCGAGATTACATACAAAGGAAATATCACCGCTGGAGAGAGGTGCATGGTTGAGTTTGACGAACGATGCAAACCAGTGGCTTCAGATAGATGTTGGTAAAGTCCTAAATGTGACACACATAGCTACGCAGGGAAGAAATACCTACTCCCCTTTTCAATATGTAACAAAGTACAAGGTGCAGCATAGTAACGATGGACAGACGTTCCAGTTTTACAAGAGAGAGGGACAGCCTTCAGTTGAG GTTTTTATTGCTAACTTTGACCGGGACACCATCGTTTATCAACATCTCAGTCCAGCGATCACAGCTCGATACTTGCGAATAAGGCCAACGGAGTGGGTGAATCACATCGCAATGAGGATAGAGCTCTACACTTATCAAG AAGAATGA